The following proteins are co-located in the Clostridiales bacterium genome:
- a CDS encoding aminotransferase class III-fold pyridoxal phosphate-dependent enzyme produces the protein MSLNKAPNNNVFYRNQNWSYPRIVKGEGVYLYGEDGKRYLDACSGSAVANIGHGNSEIAEYTKELMSRIAFTHLSRWTVDTIEECARKVCQWTPGDLNHVYFVSGGSEATEAAIKLARQYYVERDGGKTSKWKVISKWTSFHGNTLGALAITGITGRKKMYDPMLAQFPKIPQFYHYRNQWGCETLEQTSIRCAQALEDEILKQGPENIMAFISEPVVGSAAPGVHPAPVYFKMVREICSKYDVLWIDDEVMAGFGRTGKKMAIEHFGNAIPDIICTAKGMSCGYTPIGAAIANDEVFRTIMVNGSGSFHHGHTYAGNPLSAGISLKVLEIMERERFVDHCEAQGEYLMKRLQELYRYPIVGDIRGKGLMIGIEFVKDQKTKQPFEPSEKVNTIVNNHCLELGISPYPGGGSADGFRGDHMQITPPINISREETDELFAALEGAIKKTCEEIL, from the coding sequence ATGAGTTTAAACAAAGCACCAAACAATAATGTCTTTTACAGGAATCAAAACTGGTCCTATCCCAGAATTGTGAAGGGTGAAGGAGTATATCTGTATGGAGAAGACGGGAAACGTTATCTGGATGCCTGCTCGGGATCTGCGGTAGCCAATATCGGACACGGAAACAGCGAGATTGCCGAGTATACCAAGGAGCTGATGTCGCGGATTGCATTCACCCATTTATCTCGCTGGACGGTGGACACCATAGAAGAATGCGCCCGCAAAGTATGTCAATGGACTCCGGGAGACCTGAACCACGTATATTTTGTTTCTGGCGGCTCAGAGGCTACGGAAGCTGCCATTAAGCTGGCAAGACAGTATTATGTGGAACGGGATGGGGGGAAGACGTCTAAATGGAAGGTAATTTCAAAATGGACTTCCTTCCATGGGAATACCTTGGGAGCACTTGCAATTACCGGTATCACAGGCAGAAAAAAGATGTACGATCCGATGCTGGCTCAATTTCCCAAAATTCCGCAGTTCTATCACTATCGTAACCAATGGGGCTGTGAGACCTTGGAGCAGACCAGTATCCGGTGCGCACAGGCATTGGAGGATGAAATCCTGAAGCAAGGTCCTGAAAATATCATGGCGTTCATCAGTGAGCCTGTTGTTGGGTCTGCCGCTCCAGGTGTTCATCCTGCTCCCGTTTACTTTAAGATGGTCAGAGAAATCTGCTCCAAGTATGACGTTTTGTGGATCGACGATGAGGTGATGGCTGGCTTTGGAAGAACCGGAAAGAAGATGGCAATCGAGCATTTCGGCAATGCAATTCCAGATATTATCTGCACAGCAAAAGGAATGAGCTGCGGATATACACCCATCGGAGCCGCAATTGCAAACGATGAAGTGTTCCGTACCATCATGGTGAATGGCTCCGGCAGTTTTCACCACGGTCATACCTATGCTGGGAATCCACTTTCGGCTGGAATCTCGCTGAAGGTTCTGGAAATCATGGAGCGGGAACGTTTTGTGGATCATTGCGAGGCGCAGGGTGAGTATCTGATGAAGAGGCTTCAGGAGCTCTACAGATATCCCATAGTGGGAGACATCCGAGGGAAAGGGCTGATGATAGGAATCGAATTTGTAAAGGATCAGAAGACAAAGCAGCCTTTCGAGCCATCGGAAAAGGTAAATACCATCGTTAACAACCATTGTTTAGAACTGGGAATCTCTCCCTACCCCGGAGGTGGTTCCGCAGACGGATTTAGAGGTGACCATATGCAGATCACTCCTCCGATCAACATCAGCAGGGAGGAAACGGATGAATTGTTTGCAGCTCTGGAAGGCGCAATTAAAAAAACCTGCGAAGAGATCCTATAA
- a CDS encoding 3-keto-5-aminohexanoate cleavage protein has product MEKLIVTVAHTGNVPTKAMNPHTPVTAREIVDNIKQCAVLGASVAHIHVRDENQMPTSDRAIFQQVLNLLDQERVDVIRQLSTGARGGENTVEWRGQMLDLNAQMASLATGSSNFPGSINGNSPDLIEALAIKMRDNGIKPEIEVFDLAMISNAKRLLKKGILVGPLHFNLVMNVPGSVEGSPKNLMFLADSLPEGSTWTLTGVGRPHVQLAAMAIAMGGHVRTGLEDVVEYEKGIPATNAMLVERIVKLAQAMGRAIATPEEARRILNLA; this is encoded by the coding sequence ATGGAGAAATTGATCGTAACGGTTGCTCATACCGGAAACGTGCCGACAAAGGCAATGAATCCCCATACCCCGGTAACAGCGAGGGAAATTGTCGATAACATAAAACAATGCGCCGTGCTCGGTGCGTCTGTGGCGCATATTCATGTCAGAGATGAAAATCAGATGCCTACCAGTGACAGAGCCATTTTCCAGCAGGTTTTGAACCTGCTGGATCAGGAAAGGGTCGATGTGATCCGCCAATTGTCAACGGGAGCCAGAGGCGGTGAGAATACCGTGGAATGGCGAGGTCAGATGCTGGATTTGAACGCCCAAATGGCCAGCCTTGCCACGGGGTCTTCCAACTTTCCAGGAAGCATTAATGGGAATTCTCCTGATCTGATCGAAGCTCTGGCCATAAAAATGAGAGATAATGGCATCAAGCCGGAAATTGAGGTATTTGATCTTGCAATGATTTCCAATGCAAAACGCCTGCTGAAAAAAGGAATTTTGGTCGGGCCGCTGCACTTTAACCTGGTAATGAATGTTCCCGGCTCCGTGGAAGGAAGTCCGAAAAACCTCATGTTTTTGGCAGACAGCCTTCCGGAAGGCTCGACTTGGACGCTGACTGGCGTTGGCAGGCCTCACGTACAACTTGCTGCTATGGCTATTGCCATGGGCGGCCATGTGAGAACCGGTCTAGAGGACGTGGTGGAATATGAAAAGGGGATTCCAGCCACTAATGCAATGCTGGTGGAACGCATCGTAAAGCTTGCCCAAGCGATGGGAAGAGCAATTGCGACGCCTGAAGAGGCAAGAAGGATTTTGAACCTGGCCTGA
- the raiA gene encoding ribosome-associated translation inhibitor RaiA: MKVIITSKNMNASDHLKQTIESKLDRLGKYFSNDIVANVTLTTEKGRQKIEATINAKGTIFRAEETTNDIYSGIDRVTEKLSSQMSRFKTKLQRKHKDHKELLLMNLPEVAGEELEEMQVVRKKKFDLMPMSVDEAIMQMELLEHSFFVFLNMESDAVNVVYKRKDNTYGLLETRY; encoded by the coding sequence ATGAAAGTTATCATTACAAGCAAAAACATGAATGCCAGTGACCATCTGAAACAAACCATCGAGTCCAAATTGGATCGACTTGGTAAGTACTTCTCCAATGACATTGTAGCCAATGTTACTTTGACAACGGAGAAAGGGAGGCAGAAGATAGAGGCAACGATCAATGCTAAGGGTACAATCTTTAGGGCGGAAGAAACCACAAATGATATTTATAGCGGCATAGACAGAGTTACTGAAAAACTGTCTTCTCAAATGTCCAGATTCAAAACAAAGCTTCAGAGGAAGCACAAAGATCATAAAGAGCTGCTCCTAATGAATCTGCCTGAAGTTGCAGGAGAAGAACTGGAAGAAATGCAGGTTGTAAGGAAAAAGAAGTTTGATTTGATGCCAATGTCTGTTGACGAGGCGATTATGCAGATGGAGCTTCTGGAACATAGCTTCTTTGTTTTCCTCAACATGGAATCCGATGCAGTAAATGTTGTGTACAAGAGGAAGGATAACACCTACGGTTTGCTGGAGACCAGATATTAA
- a CDS encoding ATP-dependent RecD-like DNA helicase — MVELQGSIAEVIYHNKENYYTIAVIENGEEQFTAVGYLPGADRGRAFRFRGIWKTHPTYGEQFSFTEYQEEMPSSQEGIEGFLSSGLLKGIGKKTAAAIVHRFGGDTFAIIEKEPHRLTEVEGIGEKKAAAVSEAFMAHKEFAEITLFFQQFGIAPPYAMKLYKVYGPDTIQAVTENPYQLVDDIFGIGFKKADKIAEKMGINKNSEYRIESGIKYALWLYVNEGHTYVPQKMFCENTAELLEVGTEQVHEILVQLAFEGEIHIENLEGRSVIFSMPYYTAEQNVCKILLSLSRSDLKPVSSDVDELIAATERETGILLSENQKYAVKASLKNGVSVITGGPGTGKTTIINTIMKILEHSGFATAIAAPTGRAAKRITETSGYEASTIHRLLEYYYSEGEDTMRFGKNSEDQLEYDAIIIDEASMIDILLMNGLLSAIKPGTRLIVVGDADQLPSVGAGNVLRDMLDSEVIYAVKLTEIFRQAKESLIVVNAHKINQGEYPDCNEKDKDFFLLRQKSEKEMLETIKSLCVKRLPEYYKGCDAVRDMQVLTPVRKGLLGSINLNKELQNVLNPPAEGQEEKVFGERIFREGDKVMQIKNNYQMEWKRLEDFTEGQGVFNGDVGYIQTIDREFNEITIVFDDNRYVRYDFSQLDEIELAYAVTVHKSQGSEFPIVIMPVSWFPPMLATRNLLYTAVTRGKRAVIIVGSENKMHAMVDNNRITDRYSGLAVRLKAFL, encoded by the coding sequence ATGGTCGAATTACAAGGATCTATTGCAGAGGTCATTTATCATAATAAAGAGAATTATTATACCATTGCAGTGATTGAAAACGGCGAGGAGCAATTCACTGCTGTGGGGTATTTGCCTGGGGCAGATCGAGGCAGAGCCTTTCGTTTTCGAGGAATATGGAAAACCCATCCGACCTACGGGGAACAATTTAGCTTTACAGAATATCAAGAGGAAATGCCCAGTTCCCAAGAAGGGATCGAGGGCTTTCTTTCGTCTGGACTGCTGAAAGGGATCGGAAAGAAGACTGCGGCTGCCATTGTGCACAGGTTTGGCGGAGACACCTTCGCAATCATAGAAAAAGAGCCTCACAGGCTTACGGAAGTGGAAGGCATAGGAGAAAAAAAGGCGGCAGCAGTTTCTGAGGCGTTTATGGCCCATAAAGAGTTTGCTGAGATTACGCTGTTTTTTCAGCAGTTTGGTATTGCACCGCCTTATGCCATGAAGCTTTACAAGGTGTATGGGCCCGATACCATACAAGCAGTGACGGAAAACCCATACCAATTGGTGGATGATATCTTTGGGATCGGATTTAAAAAGGCCGATAAAATCGCAGAGAAAATGGGGATTAATAAGAATTCCGAGTATCGGATTGAAAGCGGAATCAAATATGCGCTGTGGCTGTATGTCAACGAAGGCCATACCTATGTCCCTCAAAAAATGTTTTGCGAGAATACAGCGGAACTTCTTGAGGTGGGCACTGAGCAGGTACACGAAATCCTTGTCCAGCTAGCTTTTGAAGGCGAGATACATATTGAAAACCTGGAAGGAAGGTCTGTGATCTTTTCTATGCCCTATTATACTGCGGAGCAAAATGTCTGCAAAATTTTGCTCTCTCTGAGCCGTTCCGATCTAAAGCCTGTCAGCTCTGATGTGGACGAGCTCATCGCTGCAACCGAGCGGGAGACGGGTATCCTGCTGTCTGAAAATCAGAAATATGCGGTAAAAGCGTCGCTTAAAAACGGGGTTTCCGTCATTACCGGAGGACCCGGTACAGGAAAGACCACCATCATCAATACCATTATGAAAATCCTGGAACACAGCGGATTTGCAACAGCCATCGCTGCACCGACAGGACGGGCTGCCAAGCGAATTACGGAAACCTCCGGCTATGAGGCATCCACCATCCATCGTCTTTTGGAATACTACTATTCCGAGGGCGAAGATACTATGCGCTTTGGGAAGAACAGTGAGGATCAGCTGGAGTACGACGCTATCATTATCGACGAAGCCTCCATGATTGATATCCTTCTTATGAATGGGCTGCTGAGCGCCATAAAACCGGGAACAAGGCTGATCGTCGTGGGCGATGCAGATCAGCTTCCTTCGGTAGGCGCGGGAAATGTGCTGAGGGACATGCTCGACAGCGAGGTGATTTATGCCGTGAAACTGACAGAGATTTTCCGTCAGGCCAAGGAAAGTCTTATCGTCGTCAATGCCCATAAAATCAATCAGGGCGAATATCCGGACTGCAACGAAAAGGACAAGGACTTCTTTCTTCTCAGGCAGAAGAGTGAAAAAGAGATGCTGGAAACCATTAAATCTCTTTGTGTCAAACGACTTCCGGAATATTACAAGGGCTGCGATGCGGTCAGGGATATGCAGGTGCTAACACCGGTACGCAAAGGCCTTCTGGGAAGCATCAACCTCAATAAGGAACTGCAGAACGTACTGAATCCGCCTGCCGAGGGACAGGAAGAAAAAGTCTTCGGCGAGAGGATCTTCCGCGAGGGGGATAAGGTGATGCAGATCAAGAACAACTATCAGATGGAATGGAAACGACTAGAAGATTTTACAGAAGGTCAGGGCGTCTTCAACGGAGATGTGGGTTATATCCAGACCATCGACAGAGAATTCAATGAAATCACCATTGTATTTGATGACAACCGCTATGTGCGGTATGACTTCTCTCAGCTGGATGAGATAGAACTTGCCTATGCTGTGACAGTGCATAAAAGTCAGGGTAGCGAATTCCCCATTGTCATCATGCCCGTATCCTGGTTTCCGCCCATGCTTGCCACCAGAAATCTGCTCTACACTGCAGTAACTAGAGGCAAACGGGCAGTTATCATCGTGGGCTCGGAAAATAAAATGCATGCAATGGTTGACAATAATAGGATTACCGATCGTTATTCCGGCCTGGCTGTGCGATTGAAAGCATTCCTCTAG
- a CDS encoding DUF3870 domain-containing protein, with translation MKYPENTMKQYSENSIYLSAYSKLPSEMPSAEIYKAIDIGLVINVDTGEIEDASVTLLTDEARNFLKQIILGYNLNQDSIEPLIAKIKKRYHGASQKAICVTLKLIYEKYVQWRRDRKTE, from the coding sequence ATGAAATACCCGGAGAATACGATGAAACAATACAGTGAAAACAGCATCTATCTCAGCGCTTATTCCAAGCTTCCATCGGAAATGCCTTCCGCTGAGATATACAAAGCCATCGACATTGGGCTGGTGATCAATGTGGATACCGGTGAAATTGAAGACGCTTCCGTTACGCTTCTGACGGATGAGGCAAGAAATTTTTTAAAACAGATCATCTTGGGATACAATCTGAACCAGGATTCCATTGAACCATTGATCGCAAAAATTAAGAAGAGATATCACGGCGCATCGCAAAAAGCGATCTGTGTGACCTTAAAGCTAATCTATGAGAAATATGTACAATGGCGAAGAGATCGAAAAACAGAGTAA
- a CDS encoding HD domain-containing protein, with amino-acid sequence MKEFYIGQLRTDDEIQDFFMVKTIAIKIGSNKKQYLDLFLCDKTGEITGKKWDVSDPELPALNEIADGDFVKVKANVTEWNGMRQLRVQKIRKSVPEDHLELADYIKAAPEKADDMYLFLLEKAEGMTDHDLRSLCVRVLEDNQEKLMYYPAAAKNHHAELSGLLYHVKRMLMTAERVCEVYTNLNKDLVMAGVILHDMEKINEIEADTLGMASGYSFEGQMLGHLIQGIKTIDRLAEELGIGKEKAVMLEHMILSHHYEPEFGSPKKPLFPEAEILHYLDMIDARMYDMHEALESTTEGDFSDRVWTLDNRRLYKPTSF; translated from the coding sequence ATGAAAGAATTTTACATAGGCCAGCTCAGGACCGATGATGAAATACAGGATTTTTTTATGGTGAAAACCATAGCTATAAAAATCGGATCAAATAAAAAACAATATCTGGATCTGTTCCTGTGCGATAAAACAGGAGAAATAACCGGGAAAAAATGGGATGTTTCAGATCCGGAGCTTCCTGCGCTCAATGAAATTGCAGACGGCGATTTCGTCAAAGTAAAGGCAAACGTAACGGAATGGAACGGAATGAGGCAGCTCAGGGTCCAAAAAATTAGAAAATCAGTGCCAGAAGATCATCTGGAACTGGCGGATTATATCAAAGCGGCACCGGAGAAAGCTGATGACATGTACCTGTTCCTGCTGGAAAAGGCAGAGGGAATGACCGATCATGATCTGCGCAGCCTTTGCGTCCGCGTCCTGGAAGACAATCAGGAAAAGCTCATGTACTACCCGGCGGCAGCAAAAAATCATCACGCTGAGCTTTCGGGACTGCTGTACCATGTTAAGCGAATGCTGATGACTGCGGAGAGAGTTTGTGAGGTTTATACCAATCTGAATAAGGATCTTGTCATGGCAGGTGTGATCCTCCACGACATGGAAAAAATTAATGAAATCGAGGCGGACACTCTGGGTATGGCTTCTGGTTACTCCTTTGAGGGACAGATGCTGGGCCACTTGATTCAGGGAATCAAAACCATCGATCGGCTGGCAGAGGAACTTGGAATCGGAAAAGAAAAGGCCGTCATGCTAGAGCATATGATCCTTTCTCATCACTACGAGCCGGAATTCGGAAGCCCGAAAAAACCCCTTTTCCCTGAAGCGGAAATCCTACACTATCTGGATATGATCGACGCAAGGATGTATGACATGCATGAGGCGCTGGAATCAACAACAGAAGGTGACTTCTCTGACAGAGTATGGACGTTGGACAACAGAAGGCTTTACAAGCCCACCTCATTCTAA
- a CDS encoding ComF family protein → MEICVMKGILPSLVEGFFDLIYPSNIYCICCGNIIDDSRPYSLCDVCVRTMKWTNGRTCSCCGKRLQDDYLPDLCTNCRDGGHLFAKGFACAEYGAAERDILHRFKYKDKAYLGRKLAEIMRDRILSEALELDLILPVPMHRRKEKVRGYNQAAVLAKELARLMETPYSSNLLLRSSDTEAMNQLSALERSRNVQEAFAVSSRKKDLLRGKKVLLVDDIFTTGSTADACTDALLRADASEVFVFVFAAGANLISEEDDGIRC, encoded by the coding sequence ATGGAGATTTGCGTTATGAAAGGGATTTTGCCATCTTTGGTGGAAGGGTTTTTTGATTTAATTTATCCTTCTAACATATATTGCATCTGTTGTGGGAATATTATAGACGACAGCAGACCTTATTCCCTATGTGATGTTTGCGTCCGGACCATGAAATGGACCAATGGACGAACTTGCAGCTGCTGCGGCAAGCGCCTTCAGGACGACTATCTTCCAGATCTCTGTACCAACTGCAGGGATGGGGGTCATCTCTTTGCGAAGGGGTTTGCCTGCGCAGAATACGGTGCGGCAGAAAGAGATATTCTGCATCGATTCAAGTACAAGGATAAAGCATATCTGGGGAGAAAGCTGGCGGAAATTATGAGAGACCGGATTCTTTCGGAAGCTCTTGAACTGGATTTGATTCTTCCGGTACCGATGCATAGGCGAAAAGAAAAGGTGCGGGGATATAATCAGGCGGCGGTGCTGGCCAAGGAACTTGCAAGGTTGATGGAAACGCCGTACAGCAGTAATTTGCTTCTGAGAAGTTCTGATACAGAAGCCATGAATCAGCTGAGTGCTTTAGAGAGAAGCAGAAATGTTCAGGAAGCCTTCGCCGTTTCTTCGAGAAAGAAAGACCTTCTGAGGGGAAAGAAGGTGCTTTTGGTGGATGATATCTTTACTACGGGGAGCACGGCTGACGCCTGTACGGACGCACTGCTTCGGGCAGATGCTTCCGAGGTTTTTGTCTTTGTCTTTGCAGCGGGGGCAAACCTAATCAGCGAAGAAGACGATGGGATACGTTGCTGA
- a CDS encoding CoA transferase subunit A, producing the protein MKTKIMTASEAVAGIQNGATVMVGGFMACGTPEILIDALVEKGVKNLTIICNDAGVPGRGVGKLLSSGQIKTLIASHVGLNPEVARRMNTDVEEDKLECILVPQGTLAERIRAGGAGLGGFLTPTGVGTIVAEGKNVINVDGKDYLLEKPLKAEFALIRGSVTDKFGNTTYNGTTRTFNPMMAAAAEYVIVGACKIVEIGEIDPNNVVTSGIFVDAIAGGEKPWQI; encoded by the coding sequence ATGAAAACGAAAATCATGACAGCATCGGAGGCAGTGGCCGGTATTCAGAACGGAGCAACGGTAATGGTGGGTGGCTTCATGGCTTGCGGAACTCCCGAGATCCTCATCGACGCTCTGGTGGAAAAAGGTGTAAAGAATCTCACGATTATATGTAATGATGCAGGCGTGCCTGGAAGAGGCGTCGGGAAACTGCTTTCGAGCGGTCAAATCAAGACGCTTATCGCATCCCATGTAGGACTCAATCCCGAGGTCGCTCGGAGAATGAATACCGATGTCGAAGAAGATAAATTAGAGTGTATCCTGGTACCACAGGGGACACTTGCGGAAAGAATCCGTGCAGGTGGGGCAGGCCTCGGCGGCTTTCTGACTCCAACAGGAGTGGGAACCATTGTCGCGGAAGGGAAAAACGTCATCAACGTGGACGGAAAAGACTACCTTCTGGAAAAACCATTAAAAGCAGAGTTTGCTTTGATCAGAGGCTCGGTAACTGACAAGTTCGGCAACACCACATATAACGGGACCACAAGAACCTTCAACCCGATGATGGCAGCAGCCGCAGAGTATGTAATTGTTGGAGCCTGTAAAATCGTAGAGATCGGGGAGATTGATCCAAACAATGTTGTAACATCCGGCATCTTCGTGGATGCTATCGCAGGAGGTGAGAAGCCGTGGCAGATATAA
- a CDS encoding CoA transferase subunit B, protein MADIKEIIAARVAKELNDGDVVNLGIGLPTLVANFLPENVNIVLQSENGIMGMGPGAEKGKEDADIVNAGAQYVTVNPGAMFFDSATSFGIIRGGHVDATILGALEVDQHGNLANWIVPGKMVPGMGGAMDLVVGAKKVIVAMQHTQKGAHKILKECRLPYTAINVVDMIITEMGVMEITPAGILLTELQSDYTVEQIRAATEAELIISPDLKMI, encoded by the coding sequence GTGGCAGATATAAAGGAAATCATCGCTGCGAGAGTAGCAAAGGAGCTCAATGACGGTGACGTTGTGAATCTTGGAATCGGACTGCCAACCTTGGTGGCAAACTTCCTGCCTGAAAATGTGAATATCGTACTCCAGTCAGAAAACGGCATCATGGGTATGGGGCCTGGGGCGGAGAAGGGCAAGGAAGACGCTGATATCGTCAATGCGGGAGCCCAGTACGTAACGGTGAATCCCGGCGCTATGTTCTTTGACAGTGCCACTTCCTTTGGAATTATCCGGGGAGGCCACGTGGATGCGACGATTTTGGGAGCCCTTGAAGTAGACCAGCACGGAAACCTGGCAAACTGGATCGTACCTGGAAAGATGGTGCCAGGAATGGGTGGGGCTATGGACCTGGTGGTAGGTGCAAAAAAAGTAATCGTTGCGATGCAGCACACCCAAAAAGGCGCACACAAAATCCTGAAGGAATGCAGACTTCCCTACACCGCCATCAATGTGGTAGACATGATCATCACGGAAATGGGTGTTATGGAGATCACCCCCGCTGGGATATTGCTGACAGAGCTTCAGTCAGATTATACCGTTGAGCAGATTCGGGCAGCCACGGAAGCGGAGCTTATCATCAGCCCCGACCTGAAGATGATTTAA
- a CDS encoding dicarboxylate/amino acid:cation symporter — protein sequence MKGEQNMVLPTAGKKKMSLVKKIFIGLIGGIIVGYILNFLGGANNEIIAAYIFPFLSFLGNLFIRLIRMVVVPLVLFCIIDAAVSLGDIKKLRTIGLKTIAFFLASGMIAASIGLILVNIIQPGRGIQIGEIESNITVNQISGPYETILNMIPTNPFASLSAGDMLPIIVFALFLGLALIAIGEKAAPVAKGIKTLADAMFRMITFILGIIPFGVFGLMAVALGTYGVEIFGPVLKFIAVDYLANFIMVAGVYGLFLTFIAKVNIRTFWKHAFEPWLLAFSACTTNAALPRSMKVAPRLGVPKEISNFVLPLGATANMNGTCIYFAIIVLFAAQLYGIDLPISQQILAAGTATLLSVGCAATPQIGLVISTTLLTSLGFPLDAIALVAGIYRIVDQAHTSTNATGDIVTALCIASIQGELDREQLAAAAKMTPAEMAEFDAKIDAEDGLLSEAC from the coding sequence ATGAAAGGAGAACAAAATATGGTTTTACCCACAGCGGGGAAAAAGAAAATGTCCCTGGTAAAAAAAATTTTTATTGGCTTGATCGGAGGAATTATCGTCGGGTATATCCTCAATTTTCTTGGTGGAGCCAACAATGAAATCATTGCTGCTTATATCTTTCCCTTTTTATCGTTTCTGGGAAATCTATTCATCCGCCTGATCAGAATGGTGGTCGTGCCACTGGTGCTGTTCTGCATTATTGACGCAGCCGTTTCGCTGGGAGATATCAAAAAGCTTCGAACCATTGGGCTGAAAACGATTGCTTTTTTTCTGGCAAGCGGAATGATTGCGGCGAGCATCGGTCTGATTCTTGTCAATATTATTCAACCGGGCCGAGGAATACAGATTGGGGAGATAGAAAGCAATATCACTGTTAATCAGATCAGCGGACCTTATGAAACAATATTAAATATGATACCAACCAATCCTTTTGCATCTCTGTCAGCAGGCGACATGCTTCCTATCATTGTCTTCGCCTTATTTTTAGGCCTTGCGCTCATCGCCATAGGTGAGAAGGCTGCACCTGTTGCAAAGGGCATCAAGACATTGGCAGATGCGATGTTCCGAATGATTACCTTTATTCTCGGAATTATTCCTTTCGGTGTATTTGGATTGATGGCAGTGGCTCTTGGCACTTACGGTGTGGAGATCTTCGGGCCGGTACTGAAGTTTATTGCTGTAGATTATCTGGCAAACTTTATCATGGTTGCGGGTGTATACGGTCTCTTCCTGACTTTTATTGCAAAGGTGAATATCCGTACCTTCTGGAAGCATGCCTTCGAGCCATGGCTTTTGGCATTCAGCGCCTGTACTACCAATGCAGCATTGCCTCGATCGATGAAGGTGGCGCCGAGGCTCGGAGTGCCGAAAGAAATCTCCAACTTTGTACTGCCTTTAGGCGCTACAGCCAACATGAACGGTACCTGTATTTATTTCGCAATCATCGTACTGTTCGCAGCACAGCTTTACGGAATCGACCTACCCATCAGTCAGCAGATTCTGGCCGCTGGAACTGCTACATTGCTCAGCGTGGGCTGCGCAGCAACACCCCAAATTGGTCTGGTAATCAGCACCACCTTGCTGACTTCTTTGGGATTTCCCCTTGATGCCATCGCGCTGGTTGCTGGAATCTATCGGATCGTAGACCAGGCCCATACCTCCACCAATGCTACCGGGGATATTGTGACGGCTCTTTGTATCGCATCCATTCAGGGAGAATTGGATCGGGAGCAGCTGGCGGCAGCGGCTAAAATGACTCCGGCAGAAATGGCTGAATTTGATGCGAAGATTGATGCAGAGGACGGACTGTTGTCGGAAGCCTGTTGA